A portion of the Collinsella aerofaciens genome contains these proteins:
- a CDS encoding glycosyltransferase family 2 protein: protein MNSESIAVIIPCYNEALTIGKVIDDFHRELPQATVYVYDNNSSDDTSRIATEHGATVRFEPRQGKGNVCRQMFRDIDADCYLMVDGDDTYPAEAAKALCEPILNGTADMTVGDRLSNGTYAEENKRAFHGFGNNLVRAMIKWIYGYSFDDVMTGYRAMSRPFVKTFPVLSEGFQIETELSIHAVDHRWRIKDVPIEYRDRPEGSESKLNTVSDGIKVVTMIGTLFKDYRPLKFFSLVALLFAVIGLVLGMPIVVEYFHTGLVPRFPTAMLAASFMFLCGLSLATGFILDSVAKVEKKQWEVNVYSKYAYDDQPGHPASKPNER from the coding sequence GTGAATTCTGAATCCATCGCCGTCATCATCCCTTGCTACAACGAAGCGCTCACGATCGGCAAAGTCATCGACGACTTTCACCGCGAGCTTCCGCAGGCGACGGTCTATGTCTATGACAACAACTCGTCGGACGATACCTCACGCATTGCCACCGAGCACGGCGCCACAGTCCGCTTTGAGCCCCGTCAGGGAAAGGGCAACGTGTGCCGCCAGATGTTTCGCGATATCGACGCCGATTGCTACCTGATGGTCGACGGAGACGACACCTACCCCGCCGAGGCGGCCAAGGCCCTCTGCGAGCCCATCCTTAACGGCACGGCCGACATGACCGTAGGCGATCGCCTTTCCAACGGCACCTACGCCGAGGAGAACAAGCGTGCCTTCCACGGCTTTGGCAATAATCTGGTCCGCGCCATGATCAAGTGGATCTATGGCTACAGCTTCGATGACGTCATGACAGGCTACCGCGCCATGAGCCGCCCGTTCGTTAAAACCTTCCCAGTGCTTTCCGAGGGCTTTCAGATCGAAACCGAGCTCTCGATCCACGCCGTCGACCACCGCTGGCGCATCAAAGATGTGCCCATCGAGTACCGCGACCGTCCCGAGGGTTCCGAGTCCAAACTCAACACCGTGAGCGACGGCATTAAAGTCGTTACGATGATCGGCACGCTGTTCAAGGACTACCGCCCGCTGAAGTTCTTCAGCCTCGTCGCGCTTCTGTTTGCGGTGATCGGCCTCGTCCTGGGCATGCCCATCGTTGTCGAGTATTTCCACACCGGCCTTGTTCCGCGCTTTCCCACCGCCATGCTCGCCGCGTCGTTTATGTTCCTGTGCGGTCTGAGCCTTGCAACCGGATTCATCCTTGATTCCGTGGCAAAGGTCGAAAAAAAGCAGTGGGAGGTCAACGTGTACAGCAAGTACGCCTACGATGATCAGCCTGGCCACCCCGCTTCCAAGCCAAACGAGAGGTAA
- a CDS encoding glycosyltransferase family 2 protein → MPLISIVVPCYNEQESLPIFLKELDDVVRIMTQQDPGISFEAVLIDDGSADKTLAVMKAEAAAAHPYAIRWHSFSRNFGKEAALLAGLQHAKGDYVATMDADMQDPPSLLPQMYEILQTEDYDNVATRRTTREGEPPIRSFCARMFYKIINRISKADIVDGARDFRLMKRPMVNAIISMGEYNRFSKGIYGWVGFKTKWLPYVNVNRVAGETKWSFWSLLLYSIDGIVAFSTAPLSLAALTGIVFCLIAILGFIVILVKTLVWGDPVGGWPSLACLITLFGGMQLLCLGIIGEYLAKAYLETKRRPIYIIRESNEESDDTAQ, encoded by the coding sequence ATGCCGCTCATCTCCATCGTCGTGCCGTGTTACAACGAGCAGGAATCACTTCCGATCTTTCTCAAAGAGCTCGATGACGTCGTTCGCATCATGACCCAGCAAGACCCCGGCATCTCCTTTGAGGCAGTCCTCATCGACGATGGCTCGGCAGACAAAACGCTCGCCGTCATGAAGGCAGAAGCCGCGGCGGCGCATCCATACGCCATCCGCTGGCACTCTTTCTCGCGCAACTTTGGCAAGGAGGCGGCACTACTCGCCGGACTCCAGCACGCAAAGGGCGACTATGTCGCCACCATGGATGCCGACATGCAGGACCCGCCCTCGCTCCTGCCGCAGATGTACGAGATCTTGCAGACCGAAGACTACGACAACGTCGCCACGCGTAGGACCACCCGCGAAGGCGAGCCTCCCATCAGGTCGTTCTGTGCCCGTATGTTCTACAAGATCATCAACCGCATTTCCAAGGCCGACATCGTCGACGGAGCACGCGATTTTAGGCTCATGAAGCGGCCTATGGTCAACGCCATCATCTCCATGGGCGAATACAACCGATTCTCCAAGGGCATTTACGGCTGGGTCGGCTTCAAGACCAAATGGCTCCCCTACGTAAACGTCAACCGCGTGGCCGGCGAGACCAAATGGAGCTTTTGGTCGCTGCTCCTCTATTCCATCGACGGCATCGTCGCGTTTTCCACGGCGCCGCTCTCCCTCGCCGCCCTCACAGGCATCGTCTTCTGTCTCATCGCCATCCTAGGATTTATCGTCATCCTGGTCAAAACGCTTGTCTGGGGCGACCCCGTCGGCGGATGGCCGTCGCTCGCCTGCCTCATAACGCTGTTTGGCGGCATGCAGCTTCTGTGCTTAGGAATCATAGGTGAATACTTGGCAAAAGCCTACTTGGAAACCAAGCGACGTCCCATCTATATCATTCGAGAATCCAACGAGGAATCTGATGACACGGCCCAATAA
- a CDS encoding YfhO family protein, with product MAFYAACFAFSVALFVALAAAGHVYPFGDNSFLTNDLKYQYIDFFAWFRRVLLGEANLRYSFSQGLGMNTWGLYSYYLASPFNLLCALFPADKLTLFVFVISALKLGCIHISSAWYVQKRFDLSKPAIFLLSLSFTFCSWTISNLRNPLWIDCLILLPICAYGCYELIRKQRMICLVIATALNVMFCWYTAYISILFLCIFVLVEFVDYVAAEGFSWMLTLDRALRFAGAMMLGLLLSAWTFLPTILAMAKGGPVLALGPLLKTGFKSLIRGFIPGMWVNNGNTPQFYCGVIMMLLAISLLFNRKVSAKIRIATFVVTAVLIASSVLSPLEYIWCGMRVPNGFYSRTAFLLGFFTMWAAGYSLQVFEGQPKFRHVYRPAVVLPILTITAIELFINAHVMWNQLYAGYSEDANCTYVTTATNTITAIQDQDSASFYRIDRTTTRTDSAALNEGLALGYNQLSSYSSANNPQAIALLNSLGYSSAGEFSTRYAEPILAVDALLGVKYAIAEHSPAGYVTAKANQTDSASTVYENPNALSAGIVASSGVQNSTLEGKNPFEKQNDLYSKILGREVELYTKIEATNTENGENQKQWSVTVPAESIGYLYINKDATAGSYWPVTLTIDQRTITNEAWRFDNNIRQIADASDAPSQHTVSIGVAEGYTDMPQDNEPVFYALNLDVFEQIINELKTNEFVPTVFKDGRIEGEYTAKYDGNLLLSVPYDEGWNITVNGTAAELTPAADKGLSSLNVQKGANRIVMTYKTPGALAGLAVSLATTVALVAAGLYARHKKSRR from the coding sequence GTGGCGTTCTACGCCGCCTGCTTCGCATTTTCCGTCGCACTCTTTGTCGCACTTGCAGCGGCAGGGCATGTCTACCCCTTTGGCGACAACTCGTTTCTCACCAACGATCTCAAATACCAATACATCGACTTCTTTGCTTGGTTCCGGCGCGTCCTTTTAGGTGAGGCAAACCTTCGCTATTCCTTCTCGCAAGGACTCGGCATGAACACATGGGGGCTCTATAGCTACTACCTCGCCAGCCCCTTCAACCTGCTCTGCGCGCTGTTTCCCGCAGACAAGCTGACGCTCTTCGTGTTTGTTATCTCCGCGCTCAAACTGGGCTGCATCCACATCAGCAGCGCTTGGTATGTGCAAAAGCGCTTTGACCTGTCTAAGCCCGCCATATTCCTGCTTTCCCTCTCGTTCACGTTTTGCAGCTGGACCATCAGCAACCTACGCAACCCGCTCTGGATCGATTGCCTCATCCTGCTGCCCATCTGCGCCTACGGATGCTACGAGCTCATCCGCAAGCAGCGCATGATCTGCCTCGTCATCGCAACGGCGCTCAATGTCATGTTCTGCTGGTATACGGCCTACATCAGCATCCTGTTCCTCTGCATCTTCGTATTGGTTGAGTTTGTCGATTACGTCGCTGCAGAAGGATTTAGCTGGATGCTCACGCTCGACCGGGCCCTACGATTTGCAGGGGCTATGATGCTTGGGCTGCTCCTGTCCGCCTGGACCTTTTTGCCGACCATCCTTGCCATGGCAAAAGGCGGCCCCGTGCTGGCACTTGGCCCCTTGCTTAAAACAGGCTTCAAATCGCTCATCAGGGGCTTCATCCCCGGCATGTGGGTGAATAACGGGAACACGCCGCAGTTCTATTGCGGCGTAATCATGATGTTACTTGCAATAAGCCTACTGTTTAACCGCAAGGTTTCGGCCAAGATACGCATCGCAACGTTCGTCGTCACAGCCGTCCTGATCGCTAGCTCCGTTTTGAGCCCGCTCGAGTACATCTGGTGCGGCATGCGCGTTCCCAACGGGTTCTATTCGCGCACAGCCTTTTTGCTGGGCTTCTTTACGATGTGGGCCGCAGGCTATTCGTTGCAGGTATTCGAGGGCCAGCCCAAATTTCGTCATGTCTATCGACCCGCCGTCGTATTACCAATCCTGACAATCACCGCAATTGAGTTGTTTATCAACGCCCATGTGATGTGGAACCAACTGTACGCAGGCTATTCCGAAGATGCCAACTGTACCTATGTGACTACCGCAACCAACACGATCACAGCCATTCAAGACCAGGATTCTGCGTCATTCTACCGCATCGATCGAACGACCACGCGCACCGATAGCGCCGCCCTCAACGAGGGCTTAGCGCTTGGGTACAACCAGCTGTCGTCCTACTCATCCGCAAATAACCCGCAGGCAATTGCATTGCTCAACTCCCTTGGATACAGCAGCGCCGGCGAGTTTTCGACCCGTTATGCCGAACCCATTCTTGCCGTCGATGCCCTGCTGGGAGTTAAGTACGCCATTGCCGAACACAGCCCCGCAGGATACGTTACGGCAAAGGCAAATCAAACCGACTCCGCAAGCACGGTCTACGAGAATCCCAATGCGCTCAGCGCTGGCATCGTAGCTTCGAGCGGCGTTCAAAACAGCACGTTAGAGGGCAAGAACCCCTTCGAAAAGCAAAATGACCTATACAGCAAAATCCTGGGCCGCGAGGTAGAGCTCTATACCAAAATCGAGGCTACGAACACGGAAAATGGTGAGAACCAAAAGCAATGGAGCGTTACCGTTCCGGCGGAGTCCATCGGATACCTCTACATTAACAAAGATGCGACCGCCGGCAGTTATTGGCCAGTCACCCTTACCATCGACCAGCGAACGATCACAAACGAGGCCTGGAGATTCGACAATAATATCCGCCAGATTGCGGATGCATCGGACGCCCCGAGCCAGCATACGGTGTCAATCGGAGTCGCAGAGGGTTATACGGACATGCCCCAAGACAATGAGCCGGTCTTTTACGCCCTCAATCTGGACGTTTTCGAGCAGATTATTAACGAGCTTAAGACGAACGAATTTGTTCCGACGGTTTTTAAGGACGGAAGGATCGAAGGCGAGTATACCGCCAAGTATGACGGCAACCTGCTGCTGAGCGTTCCGTACGATGAGGGCTGGAACATAACGGTAAACGGAACCGCCGCAGAACTAACGCCCGCCGCCGATAAGGGCCTGTCGTCCCTGAACGTGCAGAAAGGCGCGAATAGGATCGTGATGACCTACAAGACTCCGGGTGCCCTTGCGGGGCTTGCAGTGAGTCTGGCGACCACCGTCGCCCTTGTTGCAGCGGGGCTATACGCCAGGCATAAGAAAAGCCGCCGTTAA
- a CDS encoding sugar nucleotide-binding protein, whose amino-acid sequence MADIAFEKDLSVAETGIEGLKVVDLAVHGDSRGWFKENWQRAKMTALGIPDLRVVQNNISYNDSRGVTRGIHAEPWDKFISVARGSVFGAWVDLREGSETFGKVYTCTLDPSKAIYVPRGVGNSFQALEDGTAYTYLVDAHWSLELKRTYTFVNLADPELAIEWPIPLAEATVSEADLNHPMLKDVVPMAPRRTLVTGCNGQLGHAVRALAEERGVAKDFDFCDIDTFDMSDPDAYSKYDWSLYGTVINCGAYTAVDKAETPEGRVTAWKANATGPALLARTCAGHGITLVHVSSDYVFDGTAEVHDEEEPLSPLSVYGQTKAAGDIAVAGCPRHYIMRSSWVIGEGHNFVKTMKGLSDRVADPEDGLAQVTVVDDQLGRLTFTRDMAQAIFHVLDAKAPYGTYDCTGSGAVKSWADIARAVFEAANGNGDKVLPVSTADYYASAAGPVAPRPVHSALDLSRLESVGFNMPDWEEELGEYLKTL is encoded by the coding sequence ATGGCAGATATCGCATTCGAGAAGGACCTCTCCGTCGCCGAGACCGGCATCGAGGGCCTCAAGGTCGTCGACCTGGCCGTCCACGGCGACTCGCGCGGCTGGTTCAAGGAGAACTGGCAGCGCGCCAAGATGACCGCCCTGGGCATTCCCGATCTCAGGGTCGTCCAGAACAACATCTCCTATAACGACAGCCGCGGCGTCACCCGCGGCATCCACGCGGAGCCCTGGGACAAGTTCATCTCCGTGGCCCGCGGCTCGGTCTTCGGCGCCTGGGTGGACCTGCGCGAGGGCAGCGAGACCTTCGGCAAGGTCTACACCTGCACGCTCGACCCGTCCAAGGCCATCTACGTCCCGCGCGGCGTGGGCAACTCCTTCCAGGCCCTGGAGGACGGCACCGCCTACACCTACCTGGTCGACGCCCACTGGTCCCTCGAGTTGAAGAGGACCTACACCTTCGTGAACCTCGCCGACCCCGAGCTCGCCATCGAGTGGCCGATCCCGCTGGCCGAGGCCACCGTCTCCGAGGCCGACCTCAACCACCCGATGCTGAAGGACGTCGTCCCCATGGCTCCCAGGCGCACCCTCGTCACCGGCTGCAACGGCCAGCTGGGCCATGCGGTCCGCGCGCTGGCGGAGGAGCGCGGCGTGGCCAAGGACTTCGACTTCTGCGACATCGACACCTTCGACATGTCAGACCCGGACGCCTACTCCAAGTACGACTGGTCGCTCTACGGCACCGTGATCAACTGCGGCGCCTACACGGCCGTGGATAAAGCGGAGACCCCCGAGGGCCGCGTGACCGCCTGGAAGGCCAACGCGACCGGGCCGGCGCTTCTCGCACGCACCTGCGCCGGGCACGGCATCACCCTGGTCCACGTCTCCTCCGACTACGTCTTCGACGGCACCGCGGAGGTGCATGACGAGGAGGAGCCCCTCAGCCCGCTGTCCGTCTACGGCCAGACCAAGGCCGCCGGCGACATCGCCGTGGCGGGGTGCCCGCGCCACTACATCATGCGCAGCTCCTGGGTCATCGGCGAGGGCCACAACTTCGTCAAGACCATGAAGGGGCTGTCCGACCGCGTCGCCGACCCGGAGGACGGGCTCGCGCAGGTCACCGTCGTGGACGACCAGCTGGGACGCCTGACCTTCACGCGCGACATGGCGCAGGCCATCTTCCATGTGCTGGACGCGAAGGCCCCCTACGGCACCTACGATTGCACCGGCTCCGGCGCCGTGAAGAGCTGGGCCGACATCGCCCGTGCCGTCTTTGAGGCCGCCAACGGCAACGGGGACAAGGTCTTGCCGGTATCGACCGCCGACTACTACGCGAGCGCCGCCGGTCCCGTCGCCCCGCGCCCGGTCCACTCCGCGCTCGACCTTTCCAGGCTCGAGTCGGTCGGGTTCAACATGCCCGACTGGGAGGAAGAGCTGGGGGAGTACCTCAAGACGCTCTAG
- the rfbB gene encoding dTDP-glucose 4,6-dehydratase, translating to MSEIFEPKNIIVTGGCGFIGSNFVHYVVNNHPGVHVTVLDKLTYAGNPENIAGLPADRVELVVGDICDAELLDRIVPGHDAIVHYAAESHNDNSIADPEPFLRTNVEGTFRLLEAVRKHGVRYHHVSTDEVYGDLALDDPAKFTEETPYHPSSPYSSTKASSDMLVRAWTRTYGLRTTISNCSNNYGPYQHVEKFIPRQITNIIDGVRPKLYGKGENVRDWIHTEDHSSAVWDILTKGRMGETYLIGANGEKNNITVLRMILEAMGRDPEDFDWVADRPGHDRRYAIDSTKLQRELGWRPAHTDFAEGLKQTIDWYVENESWWRPAKEATEARYRAQGQ from the coding sequence ATGTCTGAGATCTTCGAACCCAAGAACATCATCGTCACGGGCGGCTGCGGCTTCATCGGCAGCAACTTCGTGCACTACGTGGTCAACAACCACCCCGGGGTGCACGTCACCGTCCTGGACAAGCTGACCTACGCCGGCAACCCCGAGAACATCGCCGGGCTGCCAGCGGACCGCGTTGAGCTCGTCGTGGGCGACATCTGCGACGCGGAGCTGCTCGATAGGATCGTCCCGGGCCACGACGCCATCGTGCACTACGCCGCCGAGAGCCACAACGACAACTCCATCGCCGACCCCGAGCCGTTCCTGCGCACCAACGTCGAGGGAACCTTCCGCCTGCTGGAGGCCGTCCGCAAGCACGGCGTCCGCTACCACCACGTCTCCACCGACGAGGTCTACGGCGACCTGGCTCTCGACGACCCGGCGAAGTTCACCGAGGAGACGCCTTACCACCCGTCCTCGCCGTACAGCTCGACCAAGGCCAGCTCCGACATGCTCGTGCGCGCATGGACCCGCACCTACGGGCTTCGCACCACGATCTCCAACTGCTCCAACAACTACGGCCCCTACCAGCACGTGGAGAAGTTCATCCCCAGGCAAATCACGAACATCATCGACGGCGTGCGCCCCAAGCTCTACGGGAAGGGCGAGAACGTCCGCGACTGGATCCACACCGAGGACCACTCCTCGGCCGTCTGGGACATCCTCACGAAGGGCCGCATGGGGGAGACCTACCTCATCGGCGCAAATGGCGAGAAGAACAACATCACCGTGCTCCGCATGATCCTGGAGGCCATGGGCCGCGACCCCGAGGACTTCGACTGGGTCGCCGACCGCCCCGGCCACGACCGCCGCTACGCCATCGACTCGACCAAGCTCCAGCGCGAGCTGGGCTGGAGGCCGGCGCACACCGACTTCGCGGAGGGGCTCAAGCAGACGATCGACTGGTACGTCGAGAACGAGTCCTGGTGGCGCCCGGCCAAGGAGGCCACCGAGGCCCGTTACCGCGCACAGGGCCAGTAG
- a CDS encoding DUF4869 domain-containing protein, whose protein sequence is MLSVYFGDMPEAIYNTATYFKNSYRSSWITDPYAVSIIKDVDRSEVVSENVIESPVLGSISPLQLSGGVKTLLLMRFDRKHIFNASTCGDNCAKWILDMAKDRKLVVNLYHVMDFGREDFKIKVVNSGRIVHNMAELIHESIPYL, encoded by the coding sequence GTGTTAAGCGTCTACTTTGGCGATATGCCGGAAGCGATTTACAACACAGCGACATATTTCAAAAACTCTTACCGGTCTTCTTGGATTACGGATCCCTATGCAGTCTCGATAATTAAAGATGTCGATCGATCGGAAGTTGTCTCCGAAAACGTTATCGAAAGCCCTGTGCTTGGATCCATCTCCCCACTCCAGCTTTCTGGCGGCGTGAAAACGCTGCTGCTTATGAGATTTGATCGTAAGCATATTTTTAACGCCTCTACCTGTGGTGACAACTGTGCCAAGTGGATTCTCGACATGGCGAAAGACCGCAAACTCGTTGTGAATCTCTATCATGTGATGGACTTTGGTCGCGAGGATTTTAAAATTAAAGTCGTGAATAGCGGCCGAATCGTTCACAACATGGCCGAATTGATTCACGAGTCGATTCCGTATCTGTAG
- the rfbA gene encoding glucose-1-phosphate thymidylyltransferase RfbA has product MKGIILAGGSGTRLYPLTLVTSKQLLPVYDKPMIYYPLSTLMLAGIRDILVISTPTDLPNFERLLGDGSRYGVNLSYAEQPSPDGLAQAFTIGEEFIDGEPCALVLGDNIFYGNGLSRHLTRAVHNAESGRATVFGYHVDDPERFGVVEFDGEGRAVSIEEKPECPKSSYAVTGLYFYPGDVAAKAHEVRPSARGELEITTLNQMYLEEGTLSVVTLGRGYAWLDTGTMESLHEAAEFVRAVEHSQDLPVSVPEEIAWENGWITTEGLKEAAEAYGKSVYGQHLKKVAAGEIVNSPREY; this is encoded by the coding sequence ATGAAAGGCATCATCCTCGCCGGCGGGTCCGGCACGCGCCTGTACCCGCTCACGCTCGTGACCTCCAAGCAGCTGCTGCCGGTCTACGACAAGCCCATGATCTACTACCCGCTGTCCACCCTCATGCTTGCGGGCATCCGGGACATCCTGGTCATCTCCACGCCGACGGACCTGCCCAACTTCGAGCGCCTGCTCGGGGACGGCTCGCGCTACGGCGTGAACCTGTCCTACGCCGAGCAGCCGAGCCCCGACGGCCTGGCGCAGGCATTCACCATCGGCGAGGAGTTCATCGACGGCGAGCCGTGCGCGCTGGTGCTGGGCGACAACATCTTCTACGGCAACGGCCTCAGCCGTCATCTGACGCGCGCCGTCCATAACGCTGAGTCGGGGAGGGCCACGGTCTTCGGCTACCACGTCGACGACCCCGAGCGCTTCGGCGTCGTCGAGTTCGACGGCGAGGGCCGTGCCGTCTCCATCGAGGAGAAGCCCGAGTGCCCCAAGAGCTCCTACGCCGTCACCGGCCTGTACTTCTACCCGGGCGACGTGGCAGCCAAGGCCCACGAGGTGAGGCCCTCCGCGCGCGGCGAGCTCGAGATCACCACGCTCAACCAGATGTACCTGGAGGAGGGAACGCTGTCCGTCGTGACCCTGGGCCGCGGCTACGCGTGGCTCGACACCGGCACCATGGAGAGCCTACACGAGGCCGCGGAGTTCGTCCGCGCCGTGGAGCACTCCCAGGACCTGCCCGTGTCCGTGCCCGAGGAGATCGCCTGGGAGAACGGCTGGATCACCACCGAGGGGCTCAAGGAGGCCGCCGAGGCCTACGGCAAGTCGGTCTACGGCCAGCACCTGAAGAAGGTCGCCGCCGGCGAGATCGTCAACAGCCCGCGCGAGTACTAG
- a CDS encoding glycosyltransferase family 2 protein, giving the protein MKKYNEQCPTNERQTMRVETTGVCRGNWKIYQQLKIEGIHKGSSVTAQAATDDNRCLPLSLLKFRDNSCDSNSYVLVIPDPDARAIKIEFSEIGQDGRTLSSDSLSLNCKNIKWESRLNYKIKPDMCSKLRNYDDVSEFDMATIDFWQCIEDSSDYILRCTVRTPYRSDSQIKLRCLDRALNEVNLSIVNFGSNVTSVGFTSEKKQLETQLSIRMPKAFDRYYFIIDDQNHPSFSAFDCLTPDKLGLLLEETNFLFTHAQFDPEYPEWFTEHKATIGALEKQRKIVFNSAPKFSIIVPLYNTPIPFFNDMAESVKNQSYANWELILVNASPDNQELKARVEQETAHDNRIKSINLTENKGISENTNAGTAVALGNFVCFFDHDDILEPDLLFSYAEAIENNSGIDLLYCDEDKLMPDGKLAQPFFKPDFNIDLLRNNNYICHMLTIRKSLLDTLEPNTKEFDGAQDHNLTLRAVEKARKVHHVAKVLYHWRLSETSTAANADSKPYATIAGIKAVQSHLDRLGLNAKVEQARRPFTYKVTYAVPDSHPLVSIIIPTKDHTDILDNCIKSIVEKSTYDNYELVIIENNSTEKATFDYYDKLQAKYPDIVRLVTWEHEFNFSKLMNFGVAHAKGDYLLLLNNDTEVITPNWIEIMLGICAREDVGAVGAKLYYPDNTIQHAGLCVTGGVAGHLCQSMPKDNWGYFALNDAQQDFSAVTAACIMTKRSEYEKVGGFTEELQVAFNDVDFCLKLREINDLIVYTPEVELYHYESISRGVENNTEKQIRFHKEVAYMNYRWAKHYVEGDPYMNPNFTVGEPANRYYHL; this is encoded by the coding sequence ATGAAAAAGTACAATGAGCAGTGTCCAACAAACGAAAGGCAAACAATGCGAGTCGAAACAACCGGAGTATGCAGAGGAAACTGGAAAATCTACCAGCAGCTTAAGATTGAAGGCATCCATAAAGGCTCCAGCGTAACAGCCCAGGCGGCTACAGACGATAACCGCTGCTTGCCTTTATCCCTCCTAAAATTCCGGGACAATAGCTGTGATTCGAACTCATATGTCCTTGTAATCCCCGATCCCGATGCTCGCGCCATCAAAATTGAGTTTAGCGAAATCGGCCAAGACGGTCGCACCCTGAGCAGCGACTCCCTTTCGCTAAATTGCAAGAACATCAAATGGGAGTCGCGCCTTAACTACAAAATTAAACCTGACATGTGCAGCAAACTCCGAAACTACGATGACGTTTCAGAGTTTGACATGGCAACGATTGATTTTTGGCAGTGCATCGAAGATTCAAGCGACTATATCCTTAGGTGCACGGTGAGAACTCCTTATCGTAGCGACTCCCAAATCAAACTTCGCTGCCTCGATCGAGCCCTCAATGAAGTTAATTTGAGCATCGTCAATTTCGGTTCGAATGTAACAAGCGTTGGATTTACGTCCGAGAAAAAGCAACTTGAAACGCAGCTCTCAATTCGCATGCCAAAGGCGTTCGATCGTTACTACTTTATTATTGACGATCAAAATCACCCATCATTCAGTGCATTTGACTGCTTAACGCCCGATAAATTAGGCTTGCTTCTTGAGGAGACCAACTTCCTCTTTACCCATGCGCAGTTCGATCCTGAATACCCCGAATGGTTCACGGAGCATAAGGCAACCATCGGCGCTCTGGAAAAGCAGAGAAAAATTGTCTTCAACAGCGCCCCGAAGTTCAGTATCATTGTCCCTCTTTACAACACGCCCATTCCGTTTTTTAACGATATGGCCGAATCCGTAAAAAACCAGTCTTATGCAAACTGGGAGCTCATCCTAGTTAATGCAAGTCCTGACAATCAGGAATTAAAGGCTCGCGTTGAGCAGGAGACAGCCCACGACAACAGAATTAAATCAATTAACCTTACCGAGAATAAGGGTATTTCCGAAAACACAAACGCTGGCACAGCCGTCGCTTTGGGTAATTTCGTCTGTTTCTTTGACCATGACGACATTCTTGAACCGGACTTGCTGTTCTCATATGCCGAGGCAATTGAAAACAATAGTGGCATCGATCTTCTTTATTGTGATGAAGATAAACTCATGCCCGACGGAAAACTGGCACAGCCGTTCTTTAAGCCGGATTTCAATATCGATCTGCTCAGAAACAATAACTATATCTGCCATATGCTTACCATCCGTAAGTCTCTGCTTGACACTCTAGAACCGAACACGAAAGAGTTCGATGGAGCACAGGATCATAATCTGACTCTCCGCGCCGTGGAAAAGGCAAGGAAAGTTCATCATGTTGCAAAGGTTCTATATCACTGGCGCCTAAGCGAGACCTCCACCGCAGCAAATGCCGATAGCAAGCCGTATGCCACTATCGCAGGTATCAAAGCGGTCCAGAGTCATTTGGACAGGCTTGGGCTCAATGCGAAGGTCGAACAAGCGCGTCGTCCCTTTACATATAAAGTAACCTACGCTGTGCCAGATTCCCATCCACTCGTGTCGATTATCATTCCGACTAAAGACCACACCGACATTCTGGACAACTGTATTAAGTCAATTGTTGAGAAATCAACGTACGACAATTACGAGCTTGTCATAATCGAAAACAACAGCACAGAAAAGGCGACGTTCGATTATTACGATAAGTTGCAAGCAAAATATCCCGACATCGTTCGTCTTGTAACTTGGGAACACGAATTCAATTTCTCCAAGCTCATGAACTTTGGCGTTGCTCACGCCAAGGGCGACTATCTCTTGCTGTTGAATAACGATACTGAGGTAATTACGCCCAATTGGATTGAGATAATGCTTGGCATCTGCGCACGTGAGGATGTTGGCGCAGTTGGCGCAAAACTCTACTATCCCGACAACACCATTCAGCACGCGGGCCTATGCGTCACTGGTGGCGTGGCAGGACATCTTTGCCAAAGCATGCCAAAGGATAACTGGGGCTACTTTGCACTCAACGATGCGCAACAAGACTTCAGCGCCGTCACTGCAGCTTGCATAATGACCAAGCGTAGCGAATATGAGAAAGTCGGAGGTTTCACGGAAGAGCTTCAAGTTGCATTTAATGATGTTGACTTTTGCTTAAAGCTTCGCGAGATCAATGACCTGATCGTATACACACCCGAAGTCGAGCTCTATCACTACGAGTCGATTTCTAGAGGCGTTGAAAACAATACGGAGAAGCAGATTCGCTTCCACAAAGAGGTCGCGTACATGAATTATCGCTGGGCTAAGCATTACGTCGAAGGCGATCCCTATATGAATCCAAACTTTACCGTTGGGGAACCTGCGAATCGTTATTATCATTTATAA